A window of the Garra rufa chromosome 10, GarRuf1.0, whole genome shotgun sequence genome harbors these coding sequences:
- the LOC141343498 gene encoding protein shisa-like-2A produces MSSMCTSYNSGEKGFVKGFSCPTADSDSRAVFCCGFNDMKYCCDDPNSFFPYEYGYMWWLSFGALVGLSVAAVVLLVFVITVCVLCYLFIVTKPSRWDNGLNLSVPGSDPTSEPLSTGPRGLKNVLNRKLECENHPADPERLFQRCFTAAVTRINVEGPT; encoded by the exons ATGAGCTCGATGTGTACGAGTTACAATAGCGGAGAAAAGGGTTTTGTCAAGGGCTTTTCCTGTCCCACAGCGGACAGCGACAGTCGAGCTGTTTTCTGCTGTGGATTTAATGATATGAAGTACTGCTGTGATGACCCCAACAGCTTTTTCCCTTATGAATATGGATATATGTGGTGGCTCAG TTTTGGAGCTCTGGTTGGTCTCTCTGTAGCTGCTGTGGTCCTCTTGGTCTTTGTCATCACTGTGTGTGTCCTCTGCTACCTCTTTATCGTCACCAAACCCAGTCGCTGGGACAACGGCCTCAACCTTAGTGTGCCAG GATCTGACCCTACATCTGAGCCCCTTTCTACTGGACCTCGGGGTCTCAAAAATGTCCTTAACCGCAAGCTGGAGTGTGAAAACCACCCCGCTGACCCTGAACGGCTCTTTCAGCGCTGCTTTACCGCAGCTGTCACCAGAATAAATGTGGAAGGACCCACATAA